A genome region from Setaria italica strain Yugu1 chromosome III, Setaria_italica_v2.0, whole genome shotgun sequence includes the following:
- the LOC101756050 gene encoding peptidyl-prolyl cis-trans isomerase FKBP20-1, which produces MAETIDLSGDGGVLKTVVRKAKDDAIAPSDSLPLVDVHYEGTLAENGEVFDTTHEDNSIFSFEVGQGAVIKAWDIALRTMKVGEVAKITCKPEYAYGTAGSPPEIPPNATLIFEVELVACRPRKGSSVGSVSDEKARLEELKKQRELAAATKEEEKKKREEAKAAAAARVQAKLDAKKGKGKGKGK; this is translated from the exons ATGGCAGAGACCATAGATTTATCAGGGGATGGAGGTGTTCTAAAGACGGTGGTCCGTAAAGCAAAGGATGATGCTATTGCGCCATCTGATAGCCTGCCCTTGGTTGATG TTCATTACGAAGGCACACTTGCTGAGAATGGTGAAGTTTTTGACACCACCCATGAAGACAACTCTATTTTCTCATTTGAAGTTGGACAGGGGGCTGTCATCAAAGCATGGGATATAGCCTTAAGAACTATGAAG GTTGGTGAAGTTGCAAAAATTACATGCAAGCCAGAATATGCATATGGAACTGCGGGCTCACCACCGGAGATACCTCCTAA CGCAACCCTCATTTTTGAGGTGGAGTTAGTAGCTTGCAGGCCGAGGAAAGGTTCAAGTGTGGGCAGTGTATCTGATGAGAAAGCCAGGCTTGA GGAACTTAAGAAGCAGCGAGAGCTTGCTGCTGCTaccaaagaggaagagaaaaagaagagggaggaagcaaaagctgctgcagcagctcgGGTGCAAGCAAAGCTTGACGcgaagaaggggaagggaaaAGGGAAAGGGAAATAG